Proteins co-encoded in one Ruegeria pomeroyi DSS-3 genomic window:
- a CDS encoding dynamin family protein, whose protein sequence is MTTPEGGARKPRIGIMGEFSAGKSTLSNLLLGQRILPEQVTATRLPPVWIVQGDKPAQRAALDGSLHPMSLVDLEEISLEETLYVKIGIDAPVLDECDLIDFPGISDPNMPSEVWERMLAEVDSVLWCTHATQAWRQSEAAAWGMVPEAVRQRSLLLITRFDKLTTPLDKLRVQTRVARETEGLFAGVCPISLTEALAAAPDSPEWEASGAETFADALEAVVRAAACGGLPEAMPAQTQLTAPAAPEPAEPSTSAPQPAPGRVMPRRVRPKGETRTPRPSARPQAADQDLSALRREMQET, encoded by the coding sequence ATGACGACGCCAGAGGGAGGGGCCCGCAAGCCTCGCATCGGGATCATGGGGGAATTCAGCGCCGGCAAGAGCACGCTGTCGAACCTGCTGCTGGGTCAGCGCATCCTGCCCGAGCAGGTGACAGCCACGCGCCTGCCGCCGGTCTGGATCGTCCAAGGCGACAAGCCCGCACAGCGCGCGGCGCTTGATGGCAGCCTGCATCCGATGTCGCTTGTCGATCTCGAAGAGATTTCCCTGGAAGAGACCCTGTATGTCAAAATCGGCATTGATGCGCCGGTTCTGGACGAATGCGACCTGATCGACTTTCCCGGCATCTCGGACCCGAACATGCCGTCCGAGGTCTGGGAGCGGATGCTGGCCGAAGTCGACAGCGTGCTGTGGTGCACACATGCCACGCAGGCCTGGCGCCAGTCCGAGGCCGCGGCCTGGGGCATGGTGCCCGAAGCGGTGCGCCAGCGCAGCCTGCTGCTGATCACCCGGTTCGACAAGCTGACCACCCCGCTTGACAAGCTGCGGGTGCAGACGCGGGTCGCGCGCGAGACCGAGGGCCTGTTTGCCGGTGTCTGTCCGATCTCCCTGACCGAAGCATTGGCGGCGGCCCCGGACAGTCCGGAATGGGAAGCCTCCGGCGCCGAGACCTTTGCCGACGCATTGGAGGCGGTCGTTCGGGCCGCGGCATGCGGCGGCCTGCCCGAGGCCATGCCCGCCCAGACCCAGCTCACGGCCCCTGCCGCGCCGGAACCGGCAGAGCCTTCGACAAGCGCACCGCAGCCGGCGCCCGGCCGCGTGATGCCGCGCCGGGTGCGGCCGAAGGGCGAGACGCGAACACCGCGTCCCAGCGCGCGGCCGCAAGCGGCGGATCAGGACCTCAGCGCCCTGCGCAGGGAAATGCAGGAGACGTGA
- a CDS encoding dynamin family protein, with the protein MDETQESQRAGIRALPFLHLGHGSLSRLAGDFEELKDLLLDIHALEGKGRRSQVARQLKELEDFKPSVTMLGQIKSGKTSLVNAMVARPGLLPADVNPWTSVVTSLHLNAPRREEDPVASFQFFNGDEWDHLVANGGRIGELSMRAGADEELQKIQAQVAEMREKTRKRLGRRFELLLGQKHDYRHLDDELMQRYVCLGDDFEMAGSSDQQGRFADITKSADLFLSLPSLPVPLCLRDTPGVNDTFLMREQITIKSLRNSRLCVVVLSASQALSSVDMGLIRMISNVRSEGIVIFVNRIDELPDPINQIPDIRDSILATLQKMNGPENPRIVFGSALWANAALAPQTHPLNESSAASLRSYAGAVLQEAVQNPEIDAALMWQLSGVPDLFQTIGERIADGVGARLLSEVRQRAANQVSSMQAACTVASMRIEGNQISVIEPAALNQMLRRLESVSMAQMDTALDQVFATFSARVDQAHNKFLERAVASLLQHLESYGENETWQYAPDGLRILLRSSYQVMRKNLLAACTQVYCDAASAIHDTYEQTVSIQVSGFRIAPAAAPEVPPPVAIGATIALDLQTSWWKGWWQRRRGYRAYASSFYDLIKAETAPIIHELKEQQTAEIRQDARERLMDFFSEQRALLMEVAEKTRLSVGDLNNLFGIAAQQEQAELLGLLLKELTSSDAGQTDAPAKSTREGAAA; encoded by the coding sequence ATGGACGAGACCCAAGAAAGCCAGCGCGCCGGCATTCGCGCGCTCCCCTTCCTGCACCTTGGACACGGGAGCCTGTCCCGGCTTGCCGGAGACTTCGAGGAGCTCAAGGATCTCTTGCTGGACATTCATGCGCTCGAGGGCAAGGGTCGCCGCAGCCAGGTCGCTCGCCAGTTGAAGGAGCTTGAGGATTTTAAGCCCAGCGTCACGATGCTGGGGCAGATCAAATCCGGCAAGACCTCGCTGGTCAACGCCATGGTTGCCCGCCCGGGACTGTTGCCTGCGGATGTCAATCCCTGGACTTCGGTCGTCACTTCGCTGCATCTCAACGCGCCGCGCCGGGAAGAGGATCCGGTGGCCTCTTTCCAGTTCTTCAACGGCGATGAATGGGATCATCTGGTTGCCAATGGCGGACGCATCGGCGAGTTGTCCATGCGCGCCGGCGCCGATGAAGAGTTGCAGAAAATCCAGGCGCAGGTTGCCGAGATGCGCGAGAAGACCCGCAAACGGCTGGGTCGCCGGTTCGAGCTGCTGCTGGGCCAGAAGCACGATTACCGGCATCTGGATGACGAGCTGATGCAGCGCTATGTCTGCCTGGGCGACGATTTCGAGATGGCGGGAAGCAGCGACCAGCAAGGCCGGTTCGCCGATATCACCAAATCCGCCGATCTCTTTCTGTCGCTGCCCTCGCTGCCGGTGCCACTGTGCCTGCGCGACACGCCGGGGGTGAACGATACCTTTCTGATGCGCGAGCAGATCACCATCAAATCCCTGCGCAACAGCCGGCTCTGCGTGGTGGTGCTGTCGGCGTCCCAGGCGCTGAGCTCGGTGGATATGGGGCTGATCAGGATGATCTCGAACGTGCGTTCTGAGGGCATCGTGATCTTTGTCAACCGCATCGACGAATTGCCCGATCCGATCAATCAGATCCCCGATATCCGCGACAGTATCCTGGCAACCCTGCAAAAGATGAACGGGCCCGAAAATCCGCGGATCGTCTTTGGCAGCGCGCTTTGGGCCAATGCCGCGCTGGCACCGCAAACCCATCCGCTCAACGAAAGCAGCGCCGCCTCGCTGCGCAGCTATGCCGGGGCAGTTCTGCAAGAGGCGGTCCAGAACCCCGAGATCGACGCCGCGCTGATGTGGCAGCTCTCGGGCGTGCCTGACCTGTTTCAGACCATCGGCGAGCGCATTGCCGACGGCGTCGGCGCCCGCCTTCTCTCCGAGGTCCGCCAGCGGGCGGCCAACCAGGTTTCCAGCATGCAGGCGGCCTGCACCGTGGCGTCGATGCGGATCGAGGGCAACCAGATCTCGGTGATCGAACCTGCCGCACTCAACCAAATGCTGCGGCGCCTGGAATCCGTCAGCATGGCGCAGATGGATACCGCGCTGGATCAGGTCTTTGCCACCTTCTCGGCGCGGGTGGATCAGGCCCATAACAAATTCCTGGAACGGGCGGTCGCATCCCTGCTTCAGCATCTGGAAAGCTACGGGGAAAACGAGACCTGGCAATATGCGCCCGACGGGCTGCGGATTTTGCTGCGCTCGAGCTATCAGGTGATGCGCAAGAACCTGCTGGCCGCCTGTACCCAGGTCTATTGCGACGCGGCCTCGGCGATCCATGACACTTATGAGCAGACGGTTTCCATTCAGGTCAGCGGCTTTCGCATCGCCCCCGCCGCCGCGCCCGAAGTGCCGCCGCCGGTTGCGATCGGCGCGACGATCGCGCTTGATCTGCAAACCTCGTGGTGGAAGGGATGGTGGCAGCGCCGGCGTGGCTATCGCGCCTATGCCAGCAGCTTCTATGACCTGATCAAGGCCGAAACCGCCCCGATCATCCACGAGCTGAAAGAGCAGCAGACCGCCGAAATCCGGCAGGACGCCCGAGAGCGGCTGATGGATTTCTTCAGCGAACAGCGGGCCTTGCTGATGGAAGTGGCGGAAAAAACAAGGCTCAGCGTGGGCGATCTGAACAATCTGTTCGGTATCGCCGCGCAACAGGAGCAGGCAGAGCTGTTGGGGCTTCTGCTCAAGGAACTGACATCCAGCGACGCGGGCCAGACAGACGCTCCGGCGAAATCCACACGTGAAGGAGCAGCGGCATGA
- a CDS encoding FAD-binding dehydrogenase: MGANTADAIIVGSGLAGLVAAAELGDRGKRVILLDQEPESFLGGQAFWSLGGLFMVDTPEQRRMGIRDCADLALRDWLGSAQFDRAEDAWPRKWAEAYVEFAAGEMRPWLHGMGLRWFPVVGWAERGGSYANGHGNSVPRFHITWGTGPGVLAHFLRRVQDHVAAGRIEMRFRHQVSHIIMQNGAATGVSGEVLAEDSAQRGQRTNRDEIGEFEVYAPSILVTSGGIGGNFDLVRKAWPRDRLGAPPPNMVAGVPFHVDGRMIAISERAGGHVINGDRMWHYTEGVRNWDPIWPEHGIRILPGPSSMWFDARGNRLAPPCLPGFDTLTTLREILKTGHDYSWFVLTQKVIKKEFALSGSEQNPDFTSGKWSEVIRQRILSGKSATAPVEAFKEHGEDFVVAHSLSELVRGMNQLGEVAIDEDHLRAQIEARDAQMDNPFTKDAQVMAIHAARNYRGDRLIRTAKPHKFLDPANGPLIAVRLHVLTRKTLGGLHTNLDGQMLGSDGQVVPGLFAAGEVAGFGGGGYHGYNALEGTFLGGCLFSGRNAGRSRAIA; this comes from the coding sequence ATGGGCGCGAATACCGCCGATGCGATCATCGTGGGCAGCGGGCTGGCCGGGCTGGTCGCCGCCGCCGAACTGGGCGATCGGGGCAAGCGGGTGATCCTGCTGGATCAGGAACCCGAGAGTTTCCTGGGCGGCCAGGCCTTCTGGTCGCTGGGCGGGCTGTTCATGGTCGATACCCCCGAACAGCGCCGCATGGGCATCCGCGACTGCGCCGATCTGGCCCTGCGCGACTGGCTGGGCAGCGCCCAGTTCGACCGCGCCGAGGACGCCTGGCCACGCAAATGGGCCGAGGCCTATGTGGAATTCGCCGCCGGCGAGATGCGCCCCTGGCTGCATGGGATGGGCTTGCGCTGGTTCCCGGTGGTAGGCTGGGCCGAGCGCGGCGGATCCTATGCCAACGGGCATGGCAACTCGGTGCCGCGCTTTCACATCACCTGGGGCACCGGGCCGGGCGTGCTGGCGCACTTTCTGCGCCGGGTGCAGGACCATGTGGCGGCGGGCCGGATCGAGATGCGGTTTCGCCATCAGGTCAGCCATATCATCATGCAGAACGGCGCCGCGACCGGCGTTTCTGGCGAGGTTCTGGCCGAGGACAGCGCCCAACGCGGGCAAAGGACCAACCGCGACGAGATCGGCGAGTTCGAGGTCTACGCCCCCTCGATCCTGGTCACCTCGGGCGGGATCGGGGGCAATTTCGACCTGGTGCGCAAGGCCTGGCCGCGCGACCGGCTGGGCGCGCCGCCGCCGAACATGGTGGCGGGCGTACCGTTTCATGTCGATGGCCGGATGATCGCGATTTCCGAGCGCGCAGGCGGCCATGTGATCAACGGCGACCGGATGTGGCATTACACCGAGGGCGTGCGCAACTGGGATCCGATCTGGCCCGAGCATGGCATCCGCATCCTGCCCGGCCCCTCGTCGATGTGGTTCGACGCGCGCGGCAACCGGCTGGCACCGCCCTGCCTGCCGGGGTTCGACACCCTGACCACCCTGCGCGAGATCCTGAAGACCGGCCATGATTACAGCTGGTTCGTGCTGACCCAGAAGGTGATCAAGAAGGAATTCGCCCTGTCGGGGTCCGAGCAGAACCCCGATTTCACCTCGGGCAAATGGTCCGAAGTGATCCGCCAGCGCATCCTGTCGGGCAAATCCGCCACCGCCCCGGTCGAGGCCTTCAAGGAGCATGGCGAGGATTTCGTTGTCGCCCACAGCCTGAGCGAGCTGGTGCGCGGCATGAACCAGCTGGGCGAGGTGGCGATCGACGAGGATCACCTGCGCGCCCAGATCGAGGCGCGCGATGCGCAGATGGACAACCCCTTTACCAAGGATGCGCAGGTGATGGCGATCCACGCCGCGCGCAACTATCGCGGCGACCGGCTGATCCGCACCGCCAAGCCGCACAAGTTCCTCGACCCCGCCAATGGCCCGCTGATCGCGGTGCGCCTGCATGTGCTGACCCGCAAGACGCTGGGCGGGCTGCATACCAACCTGGATGGCCAGATGCTGGGCAGCGATGGCCAGGTGGTGCCCGGCCTGTTTGCCGCCGGAGAAGTGGCCGGGTTCGGCGGCGGCGGCTATCACGGCTATAACGCGCTGGAGGGCACGTTTCTGGGCGGCTGCCTCTTTTCAGGCCGCAATGCCGGGCGGTCTCGGGCGATTGCCTGA
- a CDS encoding glutamine amidotransferase produces the protein MKRFLILQLRPETDAADAEFASILDKCGIGPERAHRIRLDCEDLPEGLDVTDYAGVIVGGGPGCVSDDPATKPATEARIEAAILGLMPQITGADHPFMGCCYGLGVLAAHLGGAVSKARYGEPVGPSTCTLTESGATDPLTAGLPPVFEAYVGHKEAVQALPPGCTHLVASDPCPFQMIRWGENVYATQFHPEADAQDFEQRIQIYKDHGYFPPEDAARLIELCHSAEVTAPGEILRRFAERYG, from the coding sequence ATGAAACGCTTTCTGATCCTGCAACTGCGCCCCGAAACCGATGCCGCCGATGCCGAGTTCGCCTCGATCCTCGACAAATGCGGGATCGGGCCGGAGCGGGCGCATAGAATCCGGCTGGATTGCGAAGACTTGCCCGAGGGGCTGGATGTGACCGACTATGCGGGCGTCATCGTCGGCGGCGGCCCTGGTTGTGTCAGCGACGACCCCGCCACCAAGCCCGCGACCGAGGCGCGGATCGAGGCGGCGATCCTGGGGCTGATGCCGCAGATCACCGGTGCCGATCATCCCTTCATGGGCTGCTGCTATGGGCTGGGCGTGCTGGCGGCGCATCTGGGCGGCGCGGTTAGCAAGGCGCGCTATGGCGAGCCGGTCGGCCCCTCGACCTGCACGCTCACCGAAAGCGGCGCCACCGATCCGCTGACCGCTGGTCTGCCCCCGGTTTTCGAGGCCTATGTCGGCCACAAGGAGGCGGTGCAGGCGCTGCCACCGGGCTGCACCCATCTGGTCGCCTCGGACCCCTGCCCGTTTCAGATGATCCGCTGGGGCGAGAATGTCTATGCCACCCAGTTCCACCCGGAAGCGGATGCGCAGGATTTCGAACAGCGCATTCAAATCTACAAGGATCACGGCTATTTCCCGCCCGAGGATGCGGCGCGGCTGATCGAGCTCTGCCATTCGGCCGAGGTTACGGCGCCGGGCGAGATCCTGCGCCGTTTCGCCGAGCGCTACGGCTGA